GGGATGACTGGCGGTGATCACGGCGGCCCCGCCCAGGTCCTGGATCGCCGCCACGGCCGCGGCGTCGAACACGCCCGGCGGTTCCCACAGCAGGTTTCCCTGCGGTGTGCGCAGGAGGAGCCCTCGCTGACCGATGGCGAATCTCGGGCTGCAACGCACCGCGTACAGGTCCGGCTCCAGCTCCTGCACGCTCACCCGGTGCCCGGCCTCGGCCAGCGCCCGGTGGGTGGTCCAGCTCTGCCCGGAGTCCGGCACGTACTGGCGTTCGTCCTCACAGATGGCACAGGTCTCGGGCGGGTGCTCCGTGTCGGGGTGCTCCAGGCCGCAGGTCGAGCAGATCCACGTCGTCATGGCACCCACGCTGGCACCTGAACCCCGGTTGAGGTCAACGACCTTCTGACGGCAACCACCTCGTCCTCAATTCTCCGTCGCCGGTGTCCGATGTGTGGGCACCCTGTTCGTCGGAGGGGTGAAGCTGCCCGACGAGGCAGCTCCGAGGCACACGGGAGGCCGACGTGAAGTACCTGATGTTGCTGGCGATCGACAAGAACGTCGTGGTGGACGAGGCCGAGGCCGACCCCCGGGCGTGGGACGAGGAGATGGAGCGGCGCGGGATCGCCTCGCTCAAGGAGCGTCTGGCCCCGGTCACCGACTCCACCACGGTCCGGGTGCGCGGTGGTGAGGTCCTGATCGCCGACGGGCCGTTCGCCGAGACCAAGGAGCAGATCGGCGGGTTCTGCCTGCTGGAGTGCGACGATCTCGACCAGGCCATCGAGGTGGCCTCGCGGCATCCCGCGGCCAAGTTCGGGAGCCTGGAACTGCGCCCGCTGTACTACCAGTGAGCTCATCACCGTCGGAGCCGTCCGCACTGTCCGTGGAGGCGGCCGTCGAGGCCGCCTTCGCGGGCGAGCGGGCCCAGGTGCTGGCCACCGTGATCCGGCTGAGCGGCGACTGGGACCTGGCCGAGGAATGCGTGCAGGAGGCCTTCGAGCGGGCGCTGCGCCGCTGGCCCGACGACGGGGTGCCGGCCCGTCCCGGCGCCTGGCTCACCGTCACCGCCCGGCGGGTGGCTCTGGACCGGCTGCGGCGCGGGGTCACCGAGGCACAGAAGATGCGGTTGCTGACGTCGACGACTCAGGACGCCCACCACGACGATCGCCTGCGGCTGCTGTTCACGTGTTGTCACCCGGCGCTGCCGTTCGAGTCCCGCGTGGCCCTGACCCTGCGCACCGTGGCCGGTCTGGAGGTCGAGCAGATCGCCGCGGCGTTCCTGATCACCCCCGCGACCGCGACCCGGCGGATCACCCGGGCCAAGCAGAAGATCCGCAACGCCGGCATCCCCTATCGGGTACCGGCCCCGGAGATGCTGCACGAACGGCTCACCGGTGTGCTGGCCGTGGTGTACCTGATCTTCAACCAGGGATACTCGGGCCATTCCGGCCCGGAACTCCTGGCCGGGGAAGCCATTCGGCTCGGACGACTGCTGGCGCACCTGATGCCGACCGAGACCGAGGTCCGTGGGCTCTTGGCCCTCATGGTGCTGCACCAGTCTCGATCCGCGGCCCGGCACGATGCCGGCGGCACGCTGATCACCCTGGACCAGCAGGACCGGGACCGATGGGACCAGGAGCTCATCTCCGAAGGGCTGTCGCTGCTGAGCGGCACCCGAACGCCCTACCAGCTCCAGGCGGCGATCGCCGCCTGCCATGCCCGCGCACCCCGCGCGCCCGACACCGACTGGCAGCGAATCGTCCAGTTGTACGCCGCTCTTCACCAGATCACCCGCTCCCCCGTGGTCGAACTCAACCGGGTCGTCGCGGTGTCCATGGCCCACGGCCCGGCACTCGCCCTGCCGCTGCTGGACGGGCTCGAGAGCGACCTGGGCGGGTACTACCTGCTGCCCGCCACCCGGGCGGATCTCCTGCGCCGCCTCGACCGCCGGGCCGAGGCGGCGCAGCACTACCGACGGGCCCTGGACCTGGCCCCGACACCGGCCGAGAAGGCTTTTCTGACGGGGCGTCTGGAGGAATCCGGGATTGTCGGCGAATGAACCACCCGTGATGGACGCGGGTGGCCGTCTCCGGGAGGAGGCGACCACCCGCGTCCCGCCGCCCGCATCGGTCGATCACGCCGACCGATTCAGGAACCGGCCGGGATCAGAACCCGCAGTACACGCCCGAGCCGTTGTTCGGCAGCAGCGTGTCCTTCACCCAACCCGTCGTACCGTCGCTGTCGTTGCGCAGGTACGTCCAGGTCGAGCCGTCGCTGGCGACCGTGTAGCAGTGGTAGTCCAGCGTGTTGCGGTTGTCGGCGTACCCCGTGATGCCGCAGCCGGTGCTCGATCCGCTGCGCTGGTTCGCGGACAGCACCGGCCTCGCCCTCCCCACGGACACAACGCACCGGATGCACCCGCCCCGCTCAGCGCCATCCCCCTGCCTGCGCACGGTTACCAGATCGCACTTTCCGTGAG
This genomic interval from Kineosporia sp. NBRC 101731 contains the following:
- a CDS encoding YciI family protein — protein: MKYLMLLAIDKNVVVDEAEADPRAWDEEMERRGIASLKERLAPVTDSTTVRVRGGEVLIADGPFAETKEQIGGFCLLECDDLDQAIEVASRHPAAKFGSLELRPLYYQ
- a CDS encoding sigma-70 family RNA polymerase sigma factor; this encodes MSSSPSEPSALSVEAAVEAAFAGERAQVLATVIRLSGDWDLAEECVQEAFERALRRWPDDGVPARPGAWLTVTARRVALDRLRRGVTEAQKMRLLTSTTQDAHHDDRLRLLFTCCHPALPFESRVALTLRTVAGLEVEQIAAAFLITPATATRRITRAKQKIRNAGIPYRVPAPEMLHERLTGVLAVVYLIFNQGYSGHSGPELLAGEAIRLGRLLAHLMPTETEVRGLLALMVLHQSRSAARHDAGGTLITLDQQDRDRWDQELISEGLSLLSGTRTPYQLQAAIAACHARAPRAPDTDWQRIVQLYAALHQITRSPVVELNRVVAVSMAHGPALALPLLDGLESDLGGYYLLPATRADLLRRLDRRAEAAQHYRRALDLAPTPAEKAFLTGRLEESGIVGE